TACCGCCATCGGGGTGACTCCTGCGTCCACGAGGATCGATCCGATGACGAAGGCGTTGGCGAAGAACCCTTCGCCGGGAATCCAGGTTACGTGCATGCATGATATTAAGCCTCAGGACAAATGTGTGTTATGCAGTCCCTGATACGGGAATGTCTTGCCGGTGTTCCTTCTGAAGTGGAAGCGGCAGCCAGGGCGGAGGGCCTTATACCGCGGAGGCTTGCCAGCGCAATCGTCCGCGGGCGTGTGGTGATTCCGGCAAACCCGCGGCGCACTCATCCTTTCGTTCCTGTCGGTGAGGAGTGCGGGGTCAAGGTGAACGTAAACATCGGCACCTCGGGAGCCCGCTGTGATCCCGGCCTCGAGATGGACAAAGCGCGGGTGGCGCTCGCGAACGGCGCGGATGCTCTCATGGACCTTTCGACCGGTGGCGATCTCCGGACGATGAGGAAATCGGTCCTCTCTCTCGACACGACCGTCGGCACAGTCCCGGTGTACGAAGCCGTCCGGCGTGCCGGGAGCGCCGTGGATGTCGACGGTGACCTGCTCTTCCGAATCATCCGGGAGCACTGTCGTGACGGTGTTGACTTTCTCACGCTCCACTGCGGCGTGAATCGTCAGGCGCTTGATGCCCTGAGAAAGGATCCCCGGACGATGGGTGTTGTGAGCCGGGGCGGTGCTTTCCACGTGGCGATGATGGCTGAAACGGGCGAGGAAAATCCGCTGTACTCCGAGTTTGATTACCTGCTCGAGATACTTGCGGAGGAGAATGTCGTTGTCTCCCTTGGTGACGGGATGCGGCCGGGAGCCGTCGTGGATTCAGGCCGCCTCGCA
This sequence is a window from Methanoculleus sp. SDB. Protein-coding genes within it:
- a CDS encoding phosphomethylpyrimidine synthase; its protein translation is MQSLIRECLAGVPSEVEAAARAEGLIPRRLASAIVRGRVVIPANPRRTHPFVPVGEECGVKVNVNIGTSGARCDPGLEMDKARVALANGADALMDLSTGGDLRTMRKSVLSLDTTVGTVPVYEAVRRAGSAVDVDGDLLFRIIREHCRDGVDFLTLHCGVNRQALDALRKDPRTMGVVSRGGAFHVAMMAETGEENPLYSEFDYLLEILAEENVVVSLGDGMRPGAVVDSGRLAKATEYLTLGDLAQRSQEAGVQRMIEGPGHIPIDQIGYNVRMIKELTEQAPLYLLGPLVTDIAPGYDHVVAAIGGAVACMHGADFLCMVSPSEHLALPGVRDIEEGCRVARVAAHVGDSVRRKNSWLSEGEMQMAEARRNLDWEEQFRQALFGPVARAIHERDGEIDTCSMCGDLCAVKMVREFLDAPKKS